In the Sandaracinus amylolyticus genome, TCCTCGCGGAAGCGCTTCTCTTCGACGGCGTGCGCGAGATCGGAATTGGTCGCCGCGATCACGCGGATGTCGGCGCGTCGCGGCGCGGGCGCGCCGAGCGGTTGATAGGTGCGCGCCTGGAGGAGCGTGAGCAGCTTCGCCTGGCTCGAGAGAGAGAGCTCGGCGATCTCGTCGAGGAAGAGCGTGCCTCCCTCGGCCGCGGCGACACGACCTTCGGTGTCGTGGAACGCGGTGGAGTGCGCGCCGCGACGGGCGCCGAAGAGCTCGCTCTCGAAGAGCGCCTCGGGCACGGCCGCGCAATTCACTTCGACGAACGGACCGACGGCGCGACGGCTGTTCGCGATGATCGCGCGCGCGAGCTGTGATTTGCCGGTGCCCGAGGGGCCGGTGATCAGGAGATCGATGTCGAGCGGTGCGACGAGACCGACGTGGCGGAACACGTTCGCGAGCGCGGCGCTGCGGCCGACGATGTCGTCGAGGCGCAGGCGCTCGCGATAGGGGCGCGTGGGATCGCTGGTCACGACCGCGGCGCGATCGGCGAGCACGCTGCGAGCTGCGGGCGCGAGCAAGCGCGCGACGAGCGCGGCGTATTGCTCGACGTCGGGTGGGAACGGACGGCCGCCGCGCGTCTCCTGGACGTAGACGACGCCGAGCGAGCCGATGGGCGCGCAGAGGACCGCGCCGATCTGACTGCGCTTCACGCTCGGGCGATCGCTGAAGCGGCCGTCGGCGAACGCGGAGAGCGTCTGGATCGTCTCGCCCTGCGAGAGCGCGGCGGCGATGATGCCCTGCGAGATCGAACGTCGGACGTCGCTCGTCGCCTGGGTGTCGATGCCGCGCGAGGTCTCGAACTCGGGCGTGTCGATCGCGCCGGACGAGGAGAGCGCGAGGTAGCCGAGCTGTGCGCCGGTCAGCTCGAGGAAGAGCTCGAGCGCTTGATCGAGGAAGAGCCGCGGATCGCGCTCGGCGCCGAGCTCGAGGATGCGTAGGAAGACGTCGCGTTCACGCCGGACGGTCTCGTCGTCGGATCGAGCGCCCATCTGCCTCCTGCGAGGCAGTGTATCCAGCGCAGGACACGAACTGAATGCGAATCACGCGGCGAGGTGGCCGAGCGCGCGAGAGAGCTCGAGACGGCTGCCGACCTCGAGGGCGCGATAGACGGCCTTGAGGTGATGCCGAACGGTGTTCTGCGAGATGCCGAGATGACGCGCGATCTCTTCGACGGTGGCGCCGGCGGCGGCGCACTCGGCGACTTCGCGCTGGCGTTGGCTGAGGCTTCCGCCGCGCGCGTGCACGACGACGACGAGGAAGCGGCGGCGCGGGCCCGAGAGGTCGCGGAGCATCGCGCGTCGACCGTCGAGCCAGATGGCGTCTTCGCCTGCGGCGTAGGCGTTGGCGAGGCGGCGCTGCGCTTCTGGATCGAGGGTCGGCAGCGAGCCGTACTCCGGGGAGCCCGTGGGATCACACACGAAGAATTCGGTCGCCGGCGGCAGCATGGAGAGGCGCGGCAGCAGATCCTGCGCCAACGCGGATCTGCGGCGGAGCGGGAACGAGGTGTTCGGCGGACCGGACGAGAGGGGGTCGGGAGTGTCTGGTGGGGAGGACAGGCGCGGGGCGAGGGCCGACCGTGGTTGAGGTTTTGGGCCTGATCTGGGGATGCCCGTTCGTGGTCGGAAACCGACCGTGGTTGAGCTTCGTGGCCCTCTCCGCGGACCCCCAACCACGGTCGAAAACCGACCGTGGTTGAGGTTCCCGACGGAAATCACTCACGATTTCCGCCCACCCCCACCAAGCGACCTCAATCCGGCAGCATCGCCATCGCCGCCGCCGGATACCGCTCCCCCGACGCAGCCCCCTTCGGCGCGATCCGGTCGATCTCCGCCAGCTCCTCCCTCGTGAGCCCCACGTCGAGCGCCCCGAGGTTCTCGTCGAGGTACTTCCGCCGCTTCGTCCCCGGGATCGGCACGATGTCCTCGCCCTGCGCGAGCACCCACGCGAGCGCGAGCTGCGCCGCGGTGCATCCCTTCTTCACCGCGAGCGCCTGCACGTGCGCGACGAGCTCGAGGTTCTTCGCAAACGCTTCGCCCTGGAACCGCGGCGAGTGGCGCCGGTAGTCGTCCTCCGCGAGATCCTCGAACCGCTTGATCTGCCCGGTGAGGAACCCGCGACCGAGCGGCGAGTACGCGACGAACCCCACGCCGAGCTCACGACATGCCGCGAGCGTTCCGTCCTCGGGCTCACGGCTCCACAGCGAGTACTCGCTCTGCAGCGCCGCGATCGGATGCACCGCGCACGCAGCACGCAGCGTCTTCGGCCCGACCTCCGAGAGCCCGAGGTGACGCACCTTCCCCGCGCGCACCAGCTCCGCCATCGCACCGACCGTCTCCTCGATCGGCACCCGCGGGTCCTTCCGGTGCAGGTAGTAGAGATCGATCGTCTCGATGCCGAGCCGCTTCAGGCTCGCGTCGCACGCCTTCTTCACGTACGCGGGCGAGCCGTCGATCCCACGCACGCTCGCATCGCTCGCGTCGCGCACGATCCCGAACTTCGTCGCGAGCACCACGCGGTCGCGATGCTTCTGTACGAAGGGCCCGAGCAGCTTCTCGTTCTCGCCCGTGCCGTACATGTCCGCGGTGTCGTAGAACGTCACGCCGCGCGCGAGCGCGTGCTCGAGCGTCGCGCGCGACTCGTCGTCGTCGCGCCCTGCGTAGAAGTCGCTCATCCCCATGCAGCCGAGGCCGAGCGCGGACACCGAGAGACCGGAGCGCCCGAGCGTGCGCGTCTTCATCGTCGTCGTCATCGCGTCTTCGTTCCCTTCTTCTTCGTCGTCGTCGCTTCGCCGTACATCGCGATCTTCTTGCGAATGATCGCGAGGTTCCCCGCGAGCTCGTCGAGCCGCGCCTGCACGCGTGCTTCGTGCTGCTCGAGCAGCGCGCGTCGCGCAGGCCGCGTGTCGTCGCCGCGCCGCACCAGCGCGGCGTAGCGGAGCATGTCGCGGATGGGCATCCCGGTGGCCTGGAGCTTCCGGAGGAAGTCGATCATCCGGAGCTCGCGCTCGCCGTACCGTCGATGTCCGCTCGACGCGCGCGGCACGCGCCCGAGCAGCCCGATGCGCTCGTAGTAGCGGAGCGTGTGCGGCGACAGACCGGTGCGCGCGGCGGCGTCGCGGATCGTGAGCGCGAGCTCGTCGTCCATGATGCGATGCATGCAACTTCGAGCGCGCTCGAAGTCAAGCGCGGGGCTGGCGCTCTGCGCCACGAGCCCCAGATCGCCGAGTCCGATGCGCGAGCGGATCGAGCCTGGGGTGGTCGCGGGCGGATGGTGGGAGAAGCTCGAGGACGGGCGCGTGCGCTGCGATCTCTGTCCCCGGCGCTGCACGCTCCACGCAGGACAGCGCGGCTTCTGCTTCGTGCGTCAGGAGCGCGAGGGCGCGATCGTGCTCACGAGCTACGGCCAGGGCTCGGGGCTCTGCGTCGATCCGATCGAGAAGAAGCCGCTCTCGCACTTCCATCCCGGCACGTCGGTGCTCTCGTTCGGCACCATCGGCTGCAACCTCGGATGCAAGTTCTGCCAGAACTGGGACATCTCGAAGACGCGCGAGATGGAGCGCGCGCACGAGCATGCGACGCCCGAGCAGGTCGCGACGCTCGCGCGCGAGCTCGGCTGCCGCAGCGTCGCGTTCACGTACAACGATCCCGTCACCTGGGCGGAGTACGCGATCGACAGCGCGCACGCCGCGCGCGAGCTCGGCGTCGCGACCGTCGCGGTGACCGCGGGCTACGTCGATCCGAGCGCGCGCGAGCAGTTCTTCGGCGCGATGGACGCCGCGAACGTCGACCTCAAAGCGTTCACCGAGGACTTCTACAAGCGCGTGTGCGCCGCGCGTCTCGCGCCGGTGCTCGAGACCATCGAGTGGCTGCACCGCGAGACGAACGTGTGGCTCGAGCTCACGACGCTGCTCATCCCCGGGCACAACGACTCGGACGCCGAGATCGAGCAGCTCGCGTCGTGGGTGCTCGATCGGCTCGGGCCCGACGTGCCGCTGCACTTCACCGCGTTCCATCCCGACTTCCGCATGGAGGACGTGCCGCCCACGCCGCCCGAGACGCTGCGCCGCGCGCGAGCACGCGCGAAGTCGCTCGGGCTGCACCACGTGTACACCGGGAACGTGCGCGACGAAGAGGGCTCGATGACGCTCTGCGCGTCGTGCGGCGCGCGCCTGATCACGCGCGACGGCTACCACGTGCGCGAGTACACGCTCGATGCGCGCGGCGCGTGCCCCTCGTGCGGTGCGGTGCTCGCCGGGCGCTTCGACGCGAAGCCGCGCGGCTTCGTGCAGCGGCGTCGCGTCTCGCTGCTCCAGTGAATTGCCTGAGTGCTCGTCCCGGAGGGCCCGGACGGGAGCGCGCGCAGCGCGCGGACGGAGCGGCGAGCCGATTCGTTCCGTGATTGCGCCGGAGCAGGGCGCGGCTAGCTCGCCTTGGTGGGCGCGACCCATGCGTTCGAGGAGCACGTCGGCGAAGTGCGCGTCCGCATCGACGCGAGCACCCTCGACGAGCTCTTCGCGGAGGCGGGGCGTGCGTTCGCGGAGCTCGCGTGCGGCGAGCTGCCGAGCGCCGGAGATCACGCCGAGCGCATCGCGGTGCGAGCGCGCGATCGCGACGCGCTGCTCGTCGCGCTGCTCGACGAGCTCGTGTTCCGCGCCGAGGTCGAGGGGCGCGTGTATCCCGCGCTCGAGGCGCGAGTGCGCTCCGATCGCGAGCTCGAGGCGACGCTGCACGCGGCGCCCCAGGACGTGCGCCCGCGCCTCCACGTGAAGGCCGCGACGCTGCACGGCGTGGCGATCATCGAAGCCCCCTGCGGCGTGTCCGCGACGGTGGTGCTCGACGTGTGAGCCCACGGAGATCTCCCATGCAGATGCAGACGCACCACTTCGACATGCACGCGCCGCTCGAGCGCATCGACGCGGTCACGTGGGAGCTGCCGTCCTGCTATCGCCGCGACATGCGCGTGCCGGTCCGCATCTTCGCGGACGAGACGCTGATCGAGTCCGCGCTGCACGATCGTTGTCTCGAGCAGCTCGTGAACGTCGCGACGCTGCCCGGCGTGGTGCGTCACGTGCTCGCGATGCCCGACGTGCACGAGGGCTACGGGTTCCCGGTGGGCGGCGTCGCGGCGACCGCGCTGCCCGACGGAGTGATCTCGCCCG is a window encoding:
- a CDS encoding sigma-54-dependent Fis family transcriptional regulator: MGARSDDETVRRERDVFLRILELGAERDPRLFLDQALELFLELTGAQLGYLALSSSGAIDTPEFETSRGIDTQATSDVRRSISQGIIAAALSQGETIQTLSAFADGRFSDRPSVKRSQIGAVLCAPIGSLGVVYVQETRGGRPFPPDVEQYAALVARLLAPAARSVLADRAAVVTSDPTRPYRERLRLDDIVGRSAALANVFRHVGLVAPLDIDLLITGPSGTGKSQLARAIIANSRRAVGPFVEVNCAAVPEALFESELFGARRGAHSTAFHDTEGRVAAAEGGTLFLDEIAELSLSSQAKLLTLLQARTYQPLGAPAPRRADIRVIAATNSDLAHAVEEKRFREDLYYRLSVMPVDVPALAARSDDIAPLARHFCERAAERHGLGTIVLTRDAISACEAHDWPGNVRQLAHAIEAGAIRAAGSGRQSVHPSDVFPASQDAAVAETLGEATRAFQARYIRDVLTSVDWNVSEAARRLDVARSHLYTLIRTHDIRRER
- a CDS encoding helix-turn-helix domain-containing protein, which translates into the protein MAQDLLPRLSMLPPATEFFVCDPTGSPEYGSLPTLDPEAQRRLANAYAAGEDAIWLDGRRAMLRDLSGPRRRFLVVVVHARGGSLSQRQREVAECAAAGATVEEIARHLGISQNTVRHHLKAVYRALEVGSRLELSRALGHLAA
- a CDS encoding aldo/keto reductase, with the protein product MKTRTLGRSGLSVSALGLGCMGMSDFYAGRDDDESRATLEHALARGVTFYDTADMYGTGENEKLLGPFVQKHRDRVVLATKFGIVRDASDASVRGIDGSPAYVKKACDASLKRLGIETIDLYYLHRKDPRVPIEETVGAMAELVRAGKVRHLGLSEVGPKTLRAACAVHPIAALQSEYSLWSREPEDGTLAACRELGVGFVAYSPLGRGFLTGQIKRFEDLAEDDYRRHSPRFQGEAFAKNLELVAHVQALAVKKGCTAAQLALAWVLAQGEDIVPIPGTKRRKYLDENLGALDVGLTREELAEIDRIAPKGAASGERYPAAAMAMLPD
- a CDS encoding MerR family transcriptional regulator, with translation MDDELALTIRDAAARTGLSPHTLRYYERIGLLGRVPRASSGHRRYGERELRMIDFLRKLQATGMPIRDMLRYAALVRRGDDTRPARRALLEQHEARVQARLDELAGNLAIIRKKIAMYGEATTTKKKGTKTR
- the amrS gene encoding AmmeMemoRadiSam system radical SAM enzyme; the encoded protein is MRERIEPGVVAGGWWEKLEDGRVRCDLCPRRCTLHAGQRGFCFVRQEREGAIVLTSYGQGSGLCVDPIEKKPLSHFHPGTSVLSFGTIGCNLGCKFCQNWDISKTREMERAHEHATPEQVATLARELGCRSVAFTYNDPVTWAEYAIDSAHAARELGVATVAVTAGYVDPSAREQFFGAMDAANVDLKAFTEDFYKRVCAARLAPVLETIEWLHRETNVWLELTTLLIPGHNDSDAEIEQLASWVLDRLGPDVPLHFTAFHPDFRMEDVPPTPPETLRRARARAKSLGLHHVYTGNVRDEEGSMTLCASCGARLITRDGYHVREYTLDARGACPSCGAVLAGRFDAKPRGFVQRRRVSLLQ
- a CDS encoding archease, yielding MGATHAFEEHVGEVRVRIDASTLDELFAEAGRAFAELACGELPSAGDHAERIAVRARDRDALLVALLDELVFRAEVEGRVYPALEARVRSDRELEATLHAAPQDVRPRLHVKAATLHGVAIIEAPCGVSATVVLDV